A window of the Hevea brasiliensis isolate MT/VB/25A 57/8 chromosome 6, ASM3005281v1, whole genome shotgun sequence genome harbors these coding sequences:
- the LOC110635749 gene encoding mitochondrial import inner membrane translocase subunit TIM23-2-like: MARSGSDHEPDHTQSSQARLYNPYQDLNIPIQTLYQLPTSPEFLFTEESLHQRRSWGEKLTFYTGSAYLSGSIVGASIGFFSAFKSFEPTDTLKLKVNRILNSSGHSGRAWGNRIGMVGLIYAMMESGVVAVTDRDDVWTSVAAGLGTGAVCRAARGVRSAAVGGALGGLVAGAVVAGKQTLKRYAMI, translated from the coding sequence ATGGCTCGCTCTGGCTCTGATCACGAGCCCGACCACACCCAATCCTCACAAGCCCGCCTTTACAACCCATACCAAGACTTAAACATTCCAATCCAGACCCTCTACCAACTCCCAACCTCTCCGGAGTTCCTCTTCACCGAAGAATCTCTCCATCAGCGCCGCTCCTGGGGCGAAAAACTGACCTTTTACACCGGTTCTGCCTATCTCTCCGGCTCTATTGTCGGCGCTTCCATCGGGTTTTTCTCTGCCTTCAAATCCTTCGAACCCACTGATACTTTGAAACTGAAGGTGAATAGGATTCTGAACTCGTCGGGCCATTCGGGACGAGCCTGGGGGAATCGGATCGGGATGGTGGGTTTGATCTATGCCATGATGGAGAGTGGAGTGGTGGCAGTTACGGATAGGGACGATGTGTGGACCAGCGTGGCTGCAGGGCTTGGGACGGGGGCGGTGTGCAGAGCGGCGAGAGGAGTGAGGTCGGCTGCGGTGGGTGGTGCGTTGGGAGGGTTGGTGGCTGGGGCTGTTGTGGCGGGGAAGCAGACATTGAAGAGGTATGCAATGATTTAA
- the LOC110635786 gene encoding protein phosphatase 2C 16, with product MEEMSPAVAMTLSLGNSMYDNSGITAHVEIKRLKLVADTVSLLSDPVKVVSDEAVIACSGSSRDANNAVDLGLLSDPVKVLPDEAVTPSRGSSNDAKNVVDLATLSASNDGVGGADSLKVLPDNGNISVPADPLIQEIDEDEVLSVVEDNNGIMTEDLLALEAGSEISLPKSVEIEDSQIIAKAIIVESSNEVQVPTAKLLIAAVSPNADISHGPDLRASAVVLKLPSEKNLSKGTTRSVFELDCIPLWGFVSICGRRPEMEDAVAAIPRFAKIPIKMLIGDRVVDGLSESLTHVMSHFFGVYDGHGGAQVANYCRDRIHWALVEEIGNVKNVSSDASMEGNQQVQWEKAFTSCFLKVDDEIGGKGTRGTIEGHGDASDANFEPVAPETVGSTAVVALVCSSHIIVANCGDSRAVLYRGKESMALSVDHKPNREDEYARIEASGGKVIPWNGHRVFGVLAMSRSIGDRYLKPWIIPEPEVMFIPRARDDECLILASDGLWDVMTNDEACEVARKRILLWHKKNGVASLAERGNGIDPASQAAADYLSMLAMQKGSKDNISVIVVDLKAQRRFKSKS from the exons ATGGAAGAGATGTCCCCAGCAGTTGCAATGACGCTTAGTTTAGGTAATTCTATGTATGATAACTCGGGTATTACAGCCCATGTGGAAATTAAACGGTTAAAGCTAGTAGCAGACACTGTAAGCTTGTTGTCTGATCCTGTTAAGGTGGTATCCGATGAGGCTGTTATTGCATGCAGTGGAAGCTCTAGAGATGCTAATAATGCAGTGGACTTAGGCTTGTTGTCTGATCCTGTTAAGGTGTTACCTGATGAGGCTGTTACTCCAAGCCGTGGAAGCTCTAACGATGCTAAGAATGTGGTGGACTTAGCCACCTTGTCTGCATCAAATGATGGTGTTGGAGGAGCTGATTCATTGAAGGTATTGCCAGATAATGGAAACATATCAGTTCCAGCTGATCCTCTCATACAGGAAATCGATGAAGATGAAGTATTGTCAGTTGTGGAAGACAATAATGGAATAATGACTGAGGACTTGTTGGCATTGGAGGCAGGATCTGAAATAAGCTTGCCAAAATCTGTTGAGATTGAAGATAGTCAAATCATTGCCAAGGCTATTATTGTGGAGTCATCGAATGAGGTGCAGGTGCCTACGGCTAAACTCCTTATTGCAGCAGTGAGCCCAAATGCAGACATCTCTCATGGCCCTGATTTGAGGGCATCTGCAGTGGTTCTTAAGTTGCCCAGTGAGAAGAATCTCAGCAAAGGAACTACACGGAGTGTGTTTGAGCTTGATTGTATACCTCTTTGGGGTTTTGTATCAATTTGTGGCAGAAGACCAGAAATGGAAGATGCTGTTGCAGCCATTCCTCGGTTTGCAAAAATTCCTATCAAGATGCTTATTGGTGACCGTGTTGTTgatggattaagtgaaagtttgacCCATGTAATGAGTCATTTTTTTGGTGTTTACGATGGCCATGGGGGCGCTCAG GTTGCTAACTATTGTCGTGACCGAATCCACTGGGCCTTGGTTGAAGAGATTGGAAATGTTAAAAATGTTTCAAGTGATGCAAGCATGGAGGGAAATCAGCAGGTGCAGTGGGAGAAAGCCTTCACTAGTTGCTTTCTTAAGGTTGATGATGAGATAGGAGGAAAAGGTACCAGAGGCACCATTGAAGGCCATGGAGATGCTTCTGATGCCAATTTTGAGCCCGTGGCCCCAGAAACAGTTGGATCTACAGCTGTGGTTGCCTTGGTCTGTTCATCCCATATCATAGTTGCAAATTGTGGTGATTCAAGAGCAGTGCTTTATCGTGGAAAAGAATCGATGGCATTGTCAGTTGATCATAAA CCAAACAGAGAAGATGAGTATGCAAGGATTGAGGCTTCTGGGGGCAAGGTGATTCCATGGAATGGACATCGTGTTTTTGGTGTTCTTGCTATGTCTAGGTCAATTG GTGATAGATACTTGAAACCATGGATTATTCCAGAACCGGAAGTCATGTTTATTCCTCGTGCTAGAGATGATGAATGCCTTATTTTAGCCAGTGATGGGTTATGGGATGTCATGACAAATGATGAAGCCTGTGAAGTTGCTCGAAAACGGATTTTGCTCTGGCACAAAAAGAATGGAGTTGCGTCTCTTGCTGAAAGGGGCAACGGAATTGATCCAGCATCTCAAGCAGCAGCTGATTACCTTTCTATGCTCGCCATGCAAAAAGGAAGCAAGGATAATATCTCAGTGATTGTGGTGGACTTGAAAGCTCAAAGGAGGTTCAAGAGCAAATCTTAA